A window from Citrobacter amalonaticus encodes these proteins:
- a CDS encoding acyclic terpene utilization AtuA family protein, whose amino-acid sequence MARTFKILSPTAILGYGFPEESFRKAMEESPDLIAVDAGSSDPGPHYLGAGKPFTDRAGVKRDLRYMITAGVKNNIPVVIGTAGGSGAAPHLEWCRQIILEIAQEEKLSFSMALIPSDVNKEVVHQALDNGKITALDFVPALTHEAIEESTYIVAQMGIEPFQRALEAGAQVVLGGRAYDPACFAALPIMQGFDEGLALHCGKILECAAIAATPGSGSDCAMGIIDDNGFTLKTFNPKRKFTETSAAAHTLYEKSDPYFLPGPGGVLNLKGCSFKAVNDGEVYVSGSRHEATPYALKLEGARQVGFRCLTIAGTRDPIMIASIDTILEEVQASVARNLSLNDDSIRMTFHLYGKNGVMGNHEPVQTAGHELGILLDVVAPTQDIANSVCSLVRSTLLHYGYENRIATAGNLAFPFSPSDIQSGPVYEFSIYHLIEASDALRFDFHIEQVTPEGVQA is encoded by the coding sequence ATGGCACGCACATTTAAGATCTTATCGCCGACGGCTATCCTGGGCTATGGCTTCCCGGAAGAGAGCTTTCGTAAAGCCATGGAAGAGTCACCGGATCTGATCGCGGTTGACGCAGGCTCCTCCGATCCCGGCCCCCACTACCTGGGGGCGGGTAAACCGTTTACCGATCGGGCCGGAGTGAAACGCGATCTGCGCTATATGATCACGGCGGGCGTTAAGAACAACATTCCGGTGGTGATCGGCACCGCCGGGGGATCCGGTGCTGCACCGCACCTTGAGTGGTGTCGGCAGATTATCCTGGAGATCGCACAGGAAGAAAAACTGTCCTTCTCCATGGCGCTGATCCCATCGGATGTCAATAAAGAGGTGGTTCACCAGGCGCTGGATAACGGCAAAATCACCGCGCTGGACTTTGTTCCGGCACTGACCCACGAGGCGATCGAAGAGAGCACCTACATCGTGGCGCAGATGGGGATCGAACCGTTCCAGCGGGCGCTGGAAGCCGGTGCGCAGGTGGTATTGGGCGGACGGGCTTATGATCCGGCCTGCTTCGCGGCGCTGCCGATTATGCAGGGCTTTGATGAAGGTCTGGCGCTGCACTGTGGCAAGATCCTGGAATGTGCGGCCATTGCCGCCACCCCAGGTTCCGGTTCTGACTGCGCAATGGGGATTATCGACGACAACGGCTTTACGCTGAAGACGTTCAACCCGAAACGCAAGTTCACCGAAACGTCGGCGGCGGCACATACCCTGTATGAGAAATCCGATCCGTACTTCCTGCCAGGCCCGGGCGGCGTGCTGAACCTGAAAGGGTGCAGTTTCAAAGCGGTAAACGATGGCGAAGTGTACGTCAGCGGTTCACGTCATGAAGCAACGCCGTATGCGCTGAAACTGGAAGGCGCGCGTCAGGTGGGCTTCCGTTGCCTGACCATCGCCGGTACCCGCGATCCGATCATGATTGCCAGCATCGACACCATTCTCGAAGAAGTTCAGGCCAGCGTCGCCCGCAACCTCTCGCTGAATGATGACAGCATCCGCATGACGTTCCACCTGTACGGCAAGAACGGCGTGATGGGTAACCATGAACCGGTGCAAACCGCCGGGCATGAGCTGGGCATTTTGCTGGACGTGGTCGCGCCGACGCAGGATATCGCCAACAGCGTCTGTTCGCTGGTGCGATCTACTCTGTTGCACTACGGCTACGAAAACCGGATCGCCACGGCAGGCAACCTCGCCTTCCCGTTCTCGCCATCCGACATTCAAAGCGGGCCGGTGTATGAGTTCTCAATCTATCACCTGATCGAAGCCAGCGACGCCCTGCGTTTTGACTTCCATATCGAACAGGTGACGCCAGAAGGAGTTCAGGCATGA
- a CDS encoding methylaspartate ammonia-lyase produces MKIKQALFTAGYSSFYFDDQQAIKNGAGHDGFIYTGAPVTPGFTSVRQAGECVSVQLILENGAVAVGDCAAVQYSGAGGRDPLFLAEHFIPFLNDHIKPLLEGRDVDAFLPNARFFDKLRIDGNLLHTAVRYGLSQALLDATALASGRLKTEVVCDEWQLPCVPEAIPLFGQSGDDRYIAVDKMILKGVDVLPHALINNVEEKLGFKGEKLREYVRWLSDRILSLRTSPRYHPTLHIDVYGTIGLIFDMDPVRCAEYIASLEKEAQGLPLYIEGPVDAGNKPDQIRMLTAITKELTRLGSGVKIVADEWCNTYQDIVDFTDAGSCHMVQIKTPDLGGIHNIVDAVLYCNKHGMEAYQGGTCNETEISARTCVHVALAARPMRMLIKPGMGFDEGLNIVFNEMNRTIALLQTKD; encoded by the coding sequence ATGAAAATTAAACAGGCGCTTTTCACCGCTGGCTACTCCTCATTCTATTTTGATGACCAGCAGGCGATCAAAAATGGCGCAGGTCATGACGGTTTCATTTATACCGGTGCGCCGGTTACCCCGGGCTTTACCTCTGTCCGCCAGGCTGGCGAGTGCGTTTCCGTACAACTGATTCTGGAAAACGGCGCCGTCGCGGTGGGTGATTGCGCCGCAGTGCAGTACTCCGGTGCCGGCGGCCGCGATCCGCTGTTCCTGGCTGAACATTTTATTCCGTTCCTCAACGATCATATTAAGCCGCTGCTGGAAGGCCGCGATGTGGATGCGTTCCTGCCGAACGCCCGTTTCTTCGACAAACTGCGCATCGACGGTAATTTGCTGCATACCGCCGTTCGTTACGGTCTGTCGCAGGCGCTGCTTGACGCCACCGCGCTAGCCTCAGGTCGTCTGAAAACCGAAGTGGTGTGTGACGAATGGCAACTGCCGTGCGTACCAGAAGCCATTCCTTTATTTGGTCAGAGCGGCGACGACCGCTACATCGCCGTCGACAAGATGATCCTCAAAGGCGTTGACGTCCTGCCGCACGCGCTGATCAACAACGTTGAAGAGAAGCTCGGTTTTAAAGGCGAAAAACTGCGTGAGTACGTGCGCTGGTTGTCCGACCGTATTCTCAGCCTGCGCACCAGCCCACGCTATCACCCGACGCTGCATATCGACGTGTATGGCACCATCGGTCTGATCTTCGACATGGACCCGGTGCGCTGCGCCGAGTATATCGCCAGCCTCGAAAAAGAAGCGCAGGGTCTGCCGCTGTACATTGAAGGCCCGGTCGATGCAGGCAACAAACCGGATCAGATCCGCATGCTGACCGCGATCACCAAAGAGCTGACCCGTCTGGGTTCCGGCGTGAAAATTGTCGCCGACGAATGGTGCAACACCTATCAGGACATCGTGGACTTCACCGATGCCGGTAGTTGCCACATGGTGCAGATCAAAACCCCGGATCTCGGCGGCATTCACAACATCGTTGACGCGGTGCTGTACTGCAACAAGCACGGGATGGAAGCCTACCAGGGCGGCACCTGCAACGAAACCGAAATCAGCGCCCGCACCTGCGTCCACGTGGCTCTTGCCGCCCGTCCAATGCGTATGCTGATCAAGCCGGGTATGGGCTTCGATGAAGGTCTCAATATCGTATTTAACGAAATGAACCGCACCATCGCGCTGTTGCAGACTAAGGATTAA
- a CDS encoding methylaspartate mutase subunit E: MELRNKKLTHDEFMTERHQVLQTWHTGKDVEHFEDGVKYQQTIPEKKRFSHALLKADQEGKTLSQPRAGVALMDEHIELLKTLQVECDLLPSTIDAYTRLNRYEEAAIGIQKSIEAGTSKLNGLPVVNHGVAACRRMTEALEKPIQVRHGTPDARLLAEIAMASGFTSYEGGGISYNIPYAKRVTLEKSIRDWQYCDRLMGLYEEHGIRINREPFGPLTGTLIPPFMSHAVAIIEGLLALEQGVKSITVGYGQVGSLTQDIAAIQSLRELSHEYFQNYGFDDYELSTVFHQWMGGFPEDESKAFAIISWGAAVAGMSGATKVITKSPHEAFGIPTAAANAQGLRASRQMLNMVSDQKFPPCAAVEQEVELIKSEVRAVLKKVFELGNGDVARGTVLAFEAGVLDVPFAPASCNAGKILPVRDNAGAIRILEAGSVPLPQDILALHHDYVAERAHFEGRKPSFQMVVDDINAVSHSQLIGRP, translated from the coding sequence ATGGAACTTCGAAATAAAAAATTAACCCATGACGAATTTATGACCGAACGGCATCAGGTGTTGCAGACGTGGCATACCGGCAAAGACGTCGAACATTTTGAAGATGGCGTGAAGTATCAGCAGACCATTCCTGAGAAAAAACGTTTCTCTCATGCCTTGCTGAAGGCGGATCAGGAAGGGAAAACCCTGAGCCAACCGCGTGCCGGTGTGGCGTTGATGGATGAGCATATCGAACTGCTGAAAACCCTGCAGGTTGAGTGTGACCTGCTGCCGAGCACCATCGATGCCTACACCCGTCTGAATCGTTATGAAGAAGCCGCCATTGGGATCCAGAAATCTATCGAAGCCGGGACCTCAAAACTCAACGGACTGCCGGTGGTTAACCACGGTGTGGCGGCCTGTCGTCGGATGACCGAAGCGCTGGAGAAACCGATTCAGGTCCGTCACGGTACGCCAGATGCGCGTCTGTTGGCGGAGATCGCCATGGCCAGCGGCTTCACCAGCTATGAAGGCGGCGGGATCTCCTACAACATTCCTTACGCCAAGCGCGTGACGCTGGAAAAATCGATTCGCGACTGGCAGTACTGCGACCGTCTGATGGGGCTGTATGAAGAACATGGCATTCGCATTAACCGCGAACCATTCGGCCCGTTGACCGGCACGCTGATCCCGCCGTTCATGTCTCACGCAGTGGCGATTATCGAAGGTCTGCTGGCGCTGGAACAGGGCGTGAAGTCGATTACCGTCGGCTACGGCCAGGTCGGTAGCCTCACGCAGGATATCGCGGCGATTCAGTCCCTGCGTGAACTGTCTCATGAATATTTCCAGAACTACGGTTTTGATGATTACGAGCTGAGCACCGTCTTCCACCAGTGGATGGGCGGTTTCCCGGAAGACGAATCCAAAGCATTCGCCATTATCTCCTGGGGCGCAGCGGTCGCCGGTATGTCCGGCGCGACCAAAGTGATCACCAAGAGCCCGCATGAGGCCTTCGGTATTCCGACAGCGGCGGCAAACGCCCAGGGGCTGCGTGCGTCACGTCAGATGCTCAACATGGTCAGTGACCAGAAATTCCCGCCGTGTGCCGCCGTCGAGCAGGAAGTGGAACTGATTAAGAGCGAAGTTCGTGCGGTTCTGAAGAAAGTGTTTGAGCTGGGCAACGGCGATGTTGCGCGCGGCACCGTGCTGGCCTTCGAAGCAGGCGTGCTGGACGTACCTTTCGCTCCTGCCTCCTGTAACGCCGGTAAAATCCTGCCAGTTCGCGATAACGCCGGGGCGATCCGTATTCTGGAAGCCGGCTCCGTTCCGCTGCCGCAGGACATTCTCGCTCTACACCACGATTACGTCGCCGAACGTGCCCATTTCGAAGGACGTAAACCCTCATTCCAGATGGTTGTTGATGACATCAACGCTGTATCCCACAGTCAATTAATAGGAAGACCATAA
- the glmL gene encoding methylaspartate mutase accessory protein GlmL: MQTVSVDIGSTWTKAALFAKEGDALTLVNHVLTPTTTHHLAEGFFASLNQVLNVADARPLLNRGEVTLKYSSSAKGGLAVAAMGLVPSITLESAKVTAHSAGAKIAQYYSYKLNRHDIQALEASPPDILLFTGGTDGGEESYGLANARALAESSLDCAIIYAGNRDIQDDVQAILGHKDLTTVDNILPDLDHPNPFAARKAICDVFLSRIVKGKGLDVIVGETGEEPMPTPWTVYELVKAISEVDSAWREFMLIDMGGATTDVYSASANTLSPDTVLHGVPEPFVKRTVEGDLGMRVSAVVVGESTQELVKVVFAQQPARQEAFYGYLRHLVAHPDYLPQSEEEKYFDSLLAGLCVGYAAERHAGTKKQVCTCVGNVDLQMGRDLTTVRKVVGSGGWLSRASQFDIHHWLKYRELDDDGRRILLPTQFEYYRDAKGLLPLLANVARLDPQAAARTSIHCLTL, from the coding sequence ATGCAAACCGTCTCTGTCGATATCGGCTCGACGTGGACCAAAGCTGCCCTCTTCGCAAAGGAGGGGGATGCGTTAACACTGGTTAACCACGTTCTGACTCCGACGACGACCCATCATCTGGCGGAAGGTTTTTTCGCCAGCCTGAACCAGGTGCTGAACGTTGCCGATGCGCGCCCACTGCTCAACCGGGGTGAAGTGACCCTGAAATACTCCTCGTCGGCGAAAGGCGGTCTTGCCGTCGCCGCAATGGGACTGGTGCCGTCGATCACTCTGGAATCGGCAAAAGTCACGGCGCATTCCGCCGGGGCAAAAATCGCCCAGTACTATTCGTACAAACTGAATCGCCATGATATTCAGGCGCTGGAAGCTTCACCACCGGACATTCTGCTGTTTACCGGCGGCACCGACGGTGGCGAAGAGAGCTACGGCCTGGCCAATGCGCGCGCCCTGGCAGAGTCCAGCCTCGACTGCGCCATTATCTACGCCGGAAACCGCGACATTCAGGATGATGTCCAGGCGATTCTGGGACACAAAGATCTGACCACGGTAGACAACATTCTGCCCGATCTCGATCACCCGAATCCCTTCGCCGCCCGCAAGGCGATTTGTGATGTCTTCCTGTCCCGCATTGTGAAAGGCAAAGGCCTGGATGTGATTGTCGGTGAAACCGGCGAAGAGCCCATGCCAACACCCTGGACGGTGTACGAACTGGTCAAAGCCATCAGCGAAGTCGATAGCGCGTGGAGAGAATTCATGCTCATCGACATGGGCGGCGCGACCACCGACGTCTATTCCGCCAGTGCCAACACCCTCTCGCCCGATACCGTGCTGCACGGTGTCCCGGAGCCCTTTGTTAAGCGCACCGTGGAAGGCGATCTCGGCATGCGCGTCTCCGCCGTGGTGGTAGGCGAAAGCACCCAGGAACTGGTGAAGGTGGTATTCGCTCAGCAACCGGCACGCCAGGAGGCCTTCTATGGCTACCTGCGTCATCTGGTGGCGCATCCCGATTATCTGCCGCAGAGCGAGGAAGAGAAATACTTTGATTCTCTGTTAGCCGGACTGTGCGTCGGCTATGCCGCCGAGCGTCACGCTGGCACCAAAAAGCAGGTCTGTACCTGCGTTGGCAATGTCGATTTACAGATGGGGCGCGACCTGACCACCGTGCGCAAAGTGGTTGGCTCGGGCGGCTGGCTCTCCCGCGCCAGTCAGTTTGATATCCATCACTGGCTCAAATATCGCGAACTGGACGACGACGGTAGACGCATTCTTTTACCCACTCAGTTTGAGTACTACCGCGACGCAAAAGGTCTGCTCCCCCTGCTGGCAAACGTTGCCAGACTGGATCCCCAGGCCGCTGCGCGCACCAGCATTCACTGTTTAACCCTATAA
- the glmS gene encoding methylaspartate mutase subunit S — translation MKKSTLVIGVIGADCHAVGNKVLDRVFTAHDFRVINLGVMVSQDEYIDAAIETGADAIVVSSIYGHGDIDCLGLRERCIERGIGDILLYVGGNLVVGKHDFADVEAKFKEMGFQRVFAPSHDLEDVCQLMAADINKRHGIEKRCLEEAI, via the coding sequence ATGAAAAAATCAACACTCGTTATTGGCGTCATTGGTGCTGACTGCCATGCCGTAGGCAATAAAGTTCTGGACCGCGTTTTTACTGCCCATGATTTTCGCGTAATCAATCTGGGCGTAATGGTAAGCCAGGATGAATATATCGATGCCGCGATCGAAACCGGCGCCGATGCGATTGTCGTCTCTTCCATTTATGGCCACGGCGACATCGACTGCCTGGGTCTGCGCGAGCGCTGCATCGAACGCGGTATCGGCGACATCCTGCTTTATGTCGGCGGCAACCTGGTGGTCGGGAAGCATGATTTCGCAGACGTCGAAGCCAAATTCAAAGAGATGGGCTTCCAGCGCGTCTTTGCCCCAAGCCACGATCTCGAAGATGTGTGTCAGCTGATGGCAGCGGATATCAACAAGCGCCACGGCATTGAAAAGCGTTGTCTGGAAGAGGCCATCTGA
- a CDS encoding GntR family transcriptional regulator gives MSRKPLYRQIADGIREQIQRGELKPGDALPTESALQAAFGVSRVTVRQALRQLTEQQIIESIQGSGTYVKEERVNYDIYQLTSFDEKLTDRSSDTHSDVLVFEVIQADDFLKNQLQLADDKRVWHVKRVRYIKQKPVALEETWMPLALFPDLTWQVMENSKYHFIEEVKKQVIERSEQELIPLMPTEEMSRLLAIPLTKPILEKVSRGFLKGGQVFEYSRNAFNTDDYKFTLIAHRKQR, from the coding sequence ATGAGCCGAAAACCACTTTATCGACAGATAGCCGACGGGATCCGTGAACAAATCCAGCGAGGTGAGTTGAAGCCCGGTGATGCTCTGCCGACAGAATCCGCGCTACAGGCGGCATTTGGGGTCAGTCGGGTCACCGTGCGTCAGGCGCTAAGGCAGTTAACCGAGCAGCAGATCATCGAAAGCATTCAGGGCAGCGGCACATACGTTAAAGAGGAGCGGGTTAATTACGACATCTATCAATTAACCAGTTTTGATGAAAAGCTGACCGACCGTAGCAGCGATACGCACAGCGACGTGCTGGTTTTCGAAGTGATTCAGGCCGATGATTTTTTGAAAAATCAATTACAACTGGCTGATGACAAACGGGTCTGGCACGTCAAGCGGGTGCGTTACATCAAGCAAAAACCAGTCGCGCTGGAGGAGACGTGGATGCCGTTGGCATTATTCCCTGATTTAACCTGGCAGGTGATGGAAAACTCAAAGTACCACTTCATTGAAGAGGTGAAGAAACAGGTCATTGAACGCAGTGAGCAGGAGTTGATTCCACTGATGCCCACCGAAGAGATGAGCCGCCTGCTTGCTATCCCGCTCACAAAGCCAATCCTGGAAAAAGTGTCGCGTGGTTTTTTAAAGGGAGGACAGGTATTCGAATACAGTCGCAATGCGTTTAATACTGACGATTATAAATTTACGTTGATCGCCCACAGGAAACAGCGTTAA
- the mngA gene encoding PTS 2-O-a-mannosyl-D-glycerate transporter subunit IIABC — protein MNLTTLTQRDALCLNARFTSREEAIRTLAQRLTALGKIADSDTFLEAVFARENLGPTALGEGLAVPHGKTSAVKEAAFAVATLSKPLSWEGVDGPEAVDLIFLLAIPQEEAGSTHMQLLTALTTRLADEETRARVMAATSADELLAALDDNGHGPMVATPFNAPTIVCVTACPAGIAHTYMAAEYLEKAGRKLGVNVFVEKQGANGIEGRLTADQLNSASACILAAEVAIKESERFAGIPVLTVPVAEPIRHAEQLIRQALALEPQNVKRVRQEESHQSKGLKTELKQSLLSGISFAVPLIVAGGTVLAVAVLLAQIFGLQPLFEQENSWLWMYRKLGGGMLGVLMVPVLAAYTAYSLADKPALAPGFAAGLAANMIGSGFLGAIAGGLIAGYLMRWVKKHLRLSSKFNGFLSFYLYPVVGTLGAGSLMLFVVGEPVAWINNSLTAWLNGLSGANALLLGAILGFMCSFDLGGPVNKAAYAFCLGAMANGVYGPYAIFASVKMVSAFTVTASTLISPRLFKEFEIETGKSTWLLGLAGITEGAIPMAIEDPVRVIGSFVLGSMATGAMVGAMNIGLSTPGAGIFSLFLLHDAGYGGVLAAAGWFGAALVGTVISTLVLLLWRRYAVKQGKYTTDGVMS, from the coding sequence ATGAACCTGACGACGTTAACCCAGCGGGACGCGCTGTGCCTGAACGCCCGGTTTACCAGCCGTGAAGAGGCGATTCGTACGTTAGCGCAGCGGCTGACGGCGTTGGGCAAAATTGCTGATTCTGATACCTTTCTGGAAGCCGTGTTTGCACGTGAAAACCTCGGACCGACTGCGTTAGGAGAAGGGCTGGCGGTACCACACGGGAAAACGTCGGCTGTGAAAGAAGCCGCTTTTGCGGTGGCGACGCTCAGCAAGCCCCTGAGCTGGGAAGGGGTCGACGGTCCGGAAGCTGTTGACCTGATTTTCCTGCTCGCCATCCCACAGGAAGAGGCGGGCAGTACCCATATGCAATTGTTGACCGCGCTCACCACGAGGCTGGCTGATGAAGAAACGCGAGCCCGTGTTATGGCGGCAACGAGTGCTGACGAGCTGTTGGCGGCGCTGGATGACAACGGGCATGGACCAATGGTCGCAACGCCATTCAACGCCCCCACAATTGTGTGTGTGACCGCCTGTCCGGCGGGGATCGCGCATACCTATATGGCGGCGGAATATCTGGAGAAAGCCGGACGGAAGCTGGGCGTCAATGTGTTTGTTGAAAAGCAGGGCGCTAACGGTATTGAAGGGCGCTTAACGGCAGATCAACTGAATTCGGCCAGTGCCTGTATTTTGGCCGCTGAGGTGGCAATCAAAGAGAGCGAACGGTTTGCGGGGATCCCGGTGCTGACGGTACCCGTCGCCGAACCGATTCGCCATGCTGAGCAACTGATCCGGCAAGCGTTGGCGCTTGAACCACAAAATGTAAAGCGCGTGCGGCAGGAAGAGAGCCATCAGTCTAAAGGGCTTAAGACGGAGTTAAAACAGTCCTTACTGAGTGGGATCTCCTTTGCTGTGCCGCTGATTGTTGCGGGTGGGACGGTACTTGCTGTCGCGGTATTACTGGCGCAGATATTCGGTCTGCAACCGCTGTTCGAACAGGAGAACTCCTGGCTGTGGATGTATCGCAAACTTGGCGGTGGAATGCTCGGTGTGTTGATGGTGCCTGTACTGGCGGCTTACACCGCGTATTCTCTGGCGGATAAACCCGCACTGGCACCCGGTTTTGCTGCCGGGCTTGCCGCGAACATGATTGGTTCCGGTTTTCTTGGCGCAATCGCAGGGGGATTAATTGCTGGATACCTGATGCGCTGGGTGAAAAAACACCTGCGATTGAGCAGTAAATTCAACGGTTTTTTGTCGTTTTACCTCTATCCGGTGGTTGGTACGCTGGGGGCAGGCAGCCTGATGTTGTTTGTTGTCGGCGAACCGGTGGCATGGATTAACAACAGCCTGACCGCCTGGCTTAACGGTTTATCTGGGGCGAATGCGCTGCTGCTTGGCGCGATTCTCGGCTTTATGTGTTCATTTGATTTGGGGGGCCCGGTCAATAAGGCCGCCTATGCCTTTTGTCTGGGGGCGATGGCGAACGGCGTCTACGGTCCTTATGCCATCTTTGCCTCGGTCAAAATGGTCTCCGCATTTACGGTGACCGCGTCAACGTTAATTTCTCCCCGTCTGTTTAAAGAGTTTGAAATTGAAACCGGGAAATCCACATGGCTGCTAGGGCTGGCGGGTATTACAGAAGGGGCAATCCCGATGGCGATTGAAGATCCTGTGCGGGTGATTGGCTCCTTTGTCCTCGGGTCAATGGCGACAGGGGCAATGGTTGGGGCGATGAATATTGGTCTCTCAACGCCTGGCGCGGGTATTTTTTCACTCTTTTTGCTGCACGATGCCGGGTACGGCGGCGTACTGGCCGCGGCAGGCTGGTTCGGTGCGGCGCTGGTGGGAACCGTTATCTCAACGCTGGTTTTGCTGCTCTGGCGACGCTATGCGGTGAAGCAGGGTAAATATACGACTGATGGCGTAATGTCTTAA